One Mycolicibacterium goodii genomic region harbors:
- a CDS encoding SDR family oxidoreductase gives MDKKVVLITGASSGFGKMIAEALARSGHTVYATMRDTTGRNAPQVQAYTELAQTAGVDLRPLEMDVQDEASVATAVDRVMSDGAGVDVVVHNAGHMVYGPAEAFTPDQLATLYDVNVVGTQRVNRAVLPHMRRRREGLLVWVSSSSCAGGTPPYLAPYFAAKNAMDALAVSYARELSLWGIETSIIVPGAFTSGTNHFAHAGTPGDDAVVAEYEAGPYAGFGVRVQEAFNSIIPADADPGAVAEAVAEVVAAPFGSRPFRVHIDPSQDGADVGFAVLDRLKAEMLHRVGLAQLLTPSARGAE, from the coding sequence ATGGACAAGAAAGTCGTGTTGATCACCGGTGCCTCGAGCGGCTTCGGCAAGATGATCGCCGAGGCGCTCGCCCGGTCCGGTCATACGGTGTATGCCACCATGCGCGACACCACGGGCCGCAATGCCCCGCAGGTGCAGGCCTACACCGAACTGGCCCAGACGGCCGGTGTCGACCTGCGGCCACTCGAGATGGACGTACAGGACGAGGCGTCCGTGGCCACCGCGGTGGATCGTGTGATGTCCGACGGCGCGGGTGTTGACGTCGTGGTGCACAACGCGGGTCACATGGTGTACGGGCCCGCGGAGGCCTTCACCCCCGATCAGCTGGCCACCCTCTACGACGTCAATGTGGTGGGTACGCAACGGGTCAACCGGGCGGTACTGCCGCATATGCGCCGACGCCGGGAAGGGCTGCTGGTGTGGGTGTCGAGCAGTAGCTGCGCCGGGGGCACCCCGCCGTATCTGGCACCGTACTTCGCGGCGAAGAATGCGATGGATGCCCTGGCGGTGTCCTATGCCCGTGAACTCAGCCTCTGGGGTATCGAGACCTCGATCATCGTTCCGGGTGCATTCACCTCGGGCACAAACCATTTCGCACACGCCGGGACGCCGGGAGATGACGCCGTGGTCGCCGAATACGAGGCGGGTCCGTATGCCGGCTTCGGCGTGCGGGTTCAGGAGGCGTTCAACTCGATCATCCCTGCGGACGCCGACCCTGGCGCTGTCGCCGAGGCTGTTGCGGAGGTGGTGGCCGCACCGTTCGGCAGCCGGCCGTTTCGGGTGCACATCGACCCCAGCCAGGACGGCGCCGACGTCGGCTTCGCCGTTCTGGACCGTCTCAAGGCCGAGATGTTGCACCGGGTGGGGCTGGCCCAGTTGCTCACCCCTTCGGCGCGCGGCGCCGAGTAG
- a CDS encoding SDR family oxidoreductase, which translates to MKISGNTVFIPGATSGIGLELAIALQAKGNTVIVGGRRRELLDSIAAEHGLDTVRIDTADPASITAVTADVLAAHPDLNVLITMAGVMYIEDWHHPENFLASAESTITTNVLGPIRLIAGFIEHLQAQPDATVITVSSGLGFTPLKVTPSYNASKAAIHLLTETLRLQFAGSTVEFKELQPPAVRTDLVPGQRDSEWAMPLEDFVAEVMDILENQPDAKEIQVESVKFLRYSEVRGDYDHAVAVLNASDPNSN; encoded by the coding sequence ATGAAGATTTCCGGTAACACCGTGTTCATTCCCGGCGCCACCAGCGGTATCGGGCTGGAACTGGCAATTGCTCTGCAAGCCAAGGGAAATACCGTCATCGTGGGTGGCCGTAGGCGCGAGCTGCTCGACAGCATCGCCGCCGAGCACGGCCTGGACACGGTGCGCATCGACACCGCCGACCCCGCCAGCATCACCGCCGTGACCGCCGACGTGCTGGCGGCGCACCCAGATCTCAACGTGCTCATCACCATGGCCGGGGTGATGTACATCGAAGATTGGCACCATCCCGAGAACTTCCTGGCCTCGGCCGAATCCACCATCACCACCAATGTGCTCGGACCCATCCGGCTGATCGCCGGTTTCATCGAGCACCTGCAGGCCCAGCCGGATGCCACCGTCATCACGGTCTCGTCGGGTCTGGGCTTCACCCCGCTCAAGGTCACTCCGAGTTACAACGCGTCGAAGGCCGCCATCCATCTGCTCACCGAGACCCTGCGGTTGCAGTTCGCCGGATCCACCGTCGAATTCAAGGAGCTCCAACCGCCCGCGGTCAGGACCGACCTGGTCCCCGGGCAGCGGGACAGCGAATGGGCCATGCCCCTTGAGGATTTCGTCGCCGAGGTGATGGACATCCTGGAGAACCAGCCGGATGCCAAGGAGATTCAGGTCGAGAGCGTCAAGTTCCTGCGCTACTCCGAGGTCCGGGGCGATTACGACCACGCGGTCGCCGTCCTCAACGCCTCCGACCCGAACAGCAACTGA
- a CDS encoding ArsR/SmtB family transcription factor: MLEVEVIADPGAAASALDPIRGRLLAELSEPASAAALATRVGVTRQKVNYHLRALEKHGLVTSAGERRWGGLTERLMVATATSYVVSPGVLGPLAADPGQARDRASASYLISVAARAVREVGELWRAARDHRKRLATLTIDTAVTFRSAADRAAFTEELAHAVTALVARYHDESESGGRRHRVVLAAYPMPATGQLGEH, translated from the coding sequence GTGCTCGAGGTCGAGGTGATCGCCGATCCTGGTGCCGCCGCATCCGCGTTGGATCCGATTCGCGGCAGGCTGCTGGCAGAACTGTCCGAACCGGCCTCGGCCGCCGCGTTGGCCACCCGCGTCGGCGTCACCAGGCAGAAGGTCAACTACCACCTGCGCGCACTGGAAAAGCACGGGCTGGTGACCAGCGCCGGGGAACGTCGGTGGGGCGGACTGACCGAACGCCTGATGGTCGCGACGGCCACTTCCTACGTCGTCTCCCCAGGGGTGCTCGGCCCGCTCGCCGCCGATCCGGGTCAGGCACGCGACCGTGCGTCGGCGAGTTATCTGATCTCGGTGGCCGCCCGCGCGGTCCGCGAGGTCGGTGAGCTGTGGCGGGCGGCCCGCGACCACCGGAAGCGGTTGGCGACGCTCACGATCGACACCGCGGTGACATTCCGATCCGCCGCCGACCGAGCCGCGTTCACCGAAGAACTGGCGCATGCGGTGACCGCGCTGGTCGCGCGGTATCACGACGAATCCGAATCCGGCGGCCGCAGGCATCGCGTCGTGCTGGCGGCCTATCCGATGCCCGCCACGGGGCAGTTAGGGGAACACTGA
- a CDS encoding SRPBCC family protein, with protein sequence MPLKKDDEGRRWVEMEFLVPGTPEQVWQAIATGSGMSAWFTPTTVEEHVGGTIEFDFGDGAVSSAVVTEWQPPKRLGYEERDWSGDAPPLATEVVVTSVSGDRCVVRMVHSLFTDRDDWDDEMEGFETGWPGFFDVLRIYLRDFPGQPAAAAFAATGHPGDMVQAWAELSPAVGIAGLDVGRRYETPPGVPHLAGTVEKVHHTEDFRNVMVRLESPAPGIALVGGCRPGDRVRLSVGLYLYGDAAADTAAAEAPKWRSWMAQLGG encoded by the coding sequence ATGCCGCTGAAGAAGGATGACGAAGGCCGCCGCTGGGTCGAGATGGAGTTCCTGGTGCCGGGCACGCCGGAACAGGTGTGGCAGGCCATCGCCACCGGTTCGGGGATGAGTGCGTGGTTCACCCCCACCACAGTCGAGGAACACGTCGGCGGGACAATCGAATTCGACTTCGGCGACGGGGCCGTGAGCTCCGCGGTCGTCACCGAGTGGCAGCCGCCGAAGCGCCTCGGCTATGAGGAGCGCGACTGGAGCGGTGACGCACCGCCGCTGGCCACCGAAGTCGTCGTCACCAGCGTCTCCGGTGACCGCTGCGTGGTCCGTATGGTGCACAGTCTGTTCACCGACCGCGACGACTGGGATGACGAGATGGAGGGCTTCGAGACCGGTTGGCCCGGGTTCTTCGACGTGCTGCGCATCTACCTTCGTGACTTTCCCGGGCAGCCCGCGGCCGCAGCTTTCGCCGCTACCGGTCATCCGGGCGACATGGTGCAGGCGTGGGCGGAGCTGTCCCCGGCGGTGGGCATCGCGGGACTCGATGTGGGACGCCGATATGAGACACCGCCCGGTGTGCCGCACCTGGCAGGCACCGTCGAAAAGGTCCACCACACCGAGGACTTCCGCAATGTCATGGTCCGGTTGGAATCACCGGCCCCAGGTATCGCGCTGGTCGGTGGGTGTCGACCCGGTGACCGGGTCAGGCTGTCGGTCGGTCTGTACTTGTACGGCGATGCCGCGGCCGACACCGCCGCGGCGGAAGCACCGAAATGGCGGTCGTGGATGGCGCAGTTGGGCGGGTGA
- a CDS encoding AraC family transcriptional regulator, translating to MDDAVTSTRSTSGSGWRGTALLRPGVLAFSGSIGPTGHHAHHAVQVMTGATPLTVIDGHGVPHSGATIAVPADARHRIAVGADDGVVIFLEPETAAGQAAHRRSATSGWVTADVLGMPGHRPLSDVVANFVRRLTPSGPAAPVEPSERHHAVESALRLLPEMVAQGPVSGTALAAEVGVSVSRLTHLFSEQVGLPLRRYVLWSRLRVAIVNVQNGADLTGAAHAAGFSDSAHLTRTTRTMFGLPPSILSRHVRWDLAGLE from the coding sequence GTGGATGACGCGGTGACCTCGACGCGCTCGACATCGGGTTCGGGTTGGCGCGGAACCGCACTGCTTCGCCCTGGCGTGTTGGCGTTCTCCGGGTCCATCGGACCGACAGGTCACCATGCCCACCACGCGGTGCAGGTGATGACGGGTGCGACCCCCTTGACGGTCATCGACGGCCACGGTGTACCGCACTCCGGCGCCACCATTGCGGTGCCCGCGGACGCCAGGCACCGCATCGCAGTCGGCGCCGACGACGGCGTCGTCATCTTCCTGGAACCGGAGACCGCGGCAGGCCAGGCCGCACACCGGCGTAGCGCCACGTCGGGGTGGGTCACCGCGGATGTTCTCGGTATGCCGGGTCACCGGCCGCTGTCCGATGTGGTCGCCAACTTCGTGCGCCGACTGACGCCGAGCGGACCTGCCGCACCCGTCGAGCCGTCCGAGCGCCACCATGCGGTGGAGTCGGCGCTGCGCCTGTTGCCGGAGATGGTGGCGCAGGGACCGGTGAGCGGCACCGCCTTGGCGGCAGAGGTCGGTGTCTCGGTGAGCCGGCTGACCCACTTGTTCAGCGAGCAGGTCGGGCTGCCACTGCGGCGCTACGTGCTGTGGTCTCGGTTGCGCGTGGCAATCGTCAATGTTCAGAACGGCGCCGACCTGACCGGAGCCGCTCATGCCGCGGGATTCTCGGACAGCGCACACCTGACCCGCACCACGCGGACCATGTTCGGTTTGCCTCCTTCGATCCTCAGCCGGCACGTGCGTTGGGACCTCGCAGGTCTCGAATAG
- a CDS encoding sterol desaturase family protein produces MNAVITAHPLQTMARYGYVPFMLVGLNGAGVALTSAGAPKYWLLVLLVVAIAASFGVERVIPYDPAWNQDRADSVRDRIHVAVNETLILASVSAIPLLAAVVPAPGLWPKHWPLLLQVLVAILIADFGITVVHLVSHKIGVLWRFHAVHHSITRFYGLNGLMKHPLHQTVEMAAGVAPLILVGLPFEVASVLALAVAIQLLLQHSNADYRVGPARYLLALNEGHRFHHLKWAGIGDVNFGLFTLLWDHLFRTYSYDPTRRFDSNQLGMAAKPDYPTGYLRQMVFPFTADGGCASKGTPVSADKVGVEPDVYGQDTGAAGG; encoded by the coding sequence ATGAACGCCGTGATCACTGCTCACCCGCTGCAGACGATGGCCCGCTACGGCTACGTACCGTTCATGCTCGTCGGCCTCAACGGTGCAGGCGTCGCCCTGACCTCCGCGGGTGCACCGAAATACTGGCTGCTGGTGCTCTTGGTGGTCGCCATCGCGGCCTCATTCGGCGTCGAGCGCGTCATTCCCTACGACCCTGCGTGGAACCAGGATCGCGCCGACAGCGTCCGCGACCGCATCCACGTCGCAGTCAACGAGACCCTGATCCTCGCCAGCGTGTCAGCGATTCCCCTCCTGGCCGCGGTTGTTCCGGCGCCCGGTCTCTGGCCGAAACACTGGCCCTTACTGCTGCAGGTACTGGTCGCCATCCTCATCGCCGACTTCGGGATCACGGTGGTGCACTTGGTCAGCCACAAGATCGGCGTGCTGTGGCGGTTCCATGCCGTGCACCACAGCATCACCCGTTTCTACGGACTCAACGGGTTGATGAAGCACCCCTTGCACCAGACCGTGGAGATGGCCGCCGGTGTCGCGCCCCTCATCCTGGTCGGCCTGCCGTTCGAGGTGGCCTCCGTACTCGCCCTGGCCGTGGCGATCCAACTGCTGTTGCAGCACTCCAACGCCGATTACCGAGTCGGCCCCGCCAGGTACCTCCTCGCCCTCAACGAAGGGCACCGCTTCCATCACCTGAAGTGGGCCGGGATCGGCGACGTCAACTTCGGGCTGTTCACCCTGCTGTGGGATCACCTGTTCCGGACGTACTCCTACGACCCCACGCGCCGGTTCGATTCGAACCAACTCGGCATGGCCGCGAAACCGGACTACCCGACCGGCTACCTCCGTCAGATGGTGTTCCCGTTCACCGCAGATGGGGGTTGCGCGTCGAAAGGGACGCCCGTTAGCGCGGACAAGGTCGGCGTCGAACCCGATGTGTACGGACAGGACACCGGTGCGGCGGGCGGGTAA